The Oncorhynchus kisutch isolate 150728-3 linkage group LG20, Okis_V2, whole genome shotgun sequence genome has a segment encoding these proteins:
- the stub1 gene encoding E3 ubiquitin-protein ligase CHIP, producing MAGSPEKSSTAQELKEQGNRLFLCRKYQEAATCYSKAINRNPLVAVYYTNRALCHLKLQQHDKALADCKHALEMDPQSVKAHFFLGQCHLELENYDEAIGNLQRAYNLAKEQRLNFGDDIPSALRLAKKKRWNSIEEKRINQENELLAYLTKLILAEKEREVADSRENEESDNPSGSVVVKIKSKHDKFLMDMEELFSQVDEKRKKREIPDYLCGKISFELMREPCITPSGITYDRKDIEEHLQRVGHFDPVTRSPLTHDQLIPNLAMKEVIDAFIQENGWVEDY from the exons ATGGCAGGCAGCCCGGAGAAGAGTTCCACGGCCCAGGAGCTGAAGGAACAGGGCAACCGACTGTTCCTCTGCCGCAAGTACCAGGAGGCTGCCACCTGCTACAGCAAAGCCATC AACCGTAACCCGTTGGTGGCGGTGTACTACACCAACCGGGCTCTGTGCCACTTGAAGCTGCAGCAGCACGACAAAGCCCTGGCGGACTGCAAGCACGCGCTGGAGATGGACCCCCAGTCGGTCAAGGCCCACTTCTTCCTGGGCCAGTGTCACCTGGAGCTGGAGAACTACGACGAGGCCATCGGCAACCTGCAGAGAG CTTACAACCTGGCCAAGGAGCAACGGCTGAACTTTGGAGACGACATCCCAAGTGCCCTGCGGCTCGCCAAAAAGAAGCGTTGGAACAGCATCGAGGAGAAGCGCATCAACCAGGAGAACGAGCTGCTTGCCTATCTCACCAAACTCATCCTGgctgagaaggagag GGAAGTGGCGGATTCCCGGGAAAACGAAGAGTCGGACAATCCGAGTGGCAGCGTCGTCGTCAAGATCAAATCAAAACAT GACAAGTTCCTTATGGACATGGAGGAGCTCTTTTCACAAGTGGACGAGAAGAGAAAA AAGCGGGAGATCCCTGACTACCTGTGTGGAAAGATCAGCTTTGAGTTGATGAGGGAGCCCTGCATCACCCCCAGTGGGATCACCTACGACCGCAAGGACATTGAGGAGCATCTACAG CGAGTGGGCCATTTCGACCCGGTCACCCGGAGTCCTCTGACTCACGACCAGCTGATCCCCAACCTGGCCATGAAGGAGGTCATCGACGCCTTTATCCAGGAGAACGGTTGGGTGGAGGACTATTGA
- the crp1 gene encoding pentraxin fusion protein — MITARLILLLGIVGVTSANEVGLGGKVLVFPYETDFSFVALIPQKEMGLRAFTLCMRVATELEGERQIILFAYRTPDYDELNVWREKDGRIAFYLSGDGAFFHLPPITTFRTSLCLTWESRTGLAAFWVDGRRSTYQVYKPGHTIRPKGTVLLGQDPDKHLGDLEAVQSFVGEVTDLNMWDYVLPRSQIQALHYEHKITKGNIFDWATIEYQLNGNVIVVDDD, encoded by the exons ATG ATAACTGCCAGGCTCATACTCCTACTGGGTATCGTGGGTGTCACCTCAGCCAATGAAG TTGGCCTGGGCGGAAAGGTGCTGGTCTTCCCGTATGAGACGGACTTCAGCTTCGTGGCGCTCATCCCCCAAAAGGAGATGGGCCTGCGGGCGTTCACGCTGTGCATGCGTGTGGCCACCGAGCTGGAGGGCGAGCGGCAGATCATCCTGTTCGCCTACCGCACGCCCGACTACGACGAGCTTAACGTGTGGCGCGAGAAAGACGGCCGCATCGCCTTCTACCTGAGTGGCGACGGCGCCTTCTTCCACCTGCCGCCCATCACCACATTCAGAACGAGTCTCTGCCTCACCTGGGAGTCCCGTACCGGGCTGGCCGCCTTCTGGGTGGACGGCCGCCGCAGCACCTACCAGGTGTACAAGCCGGGCCACACCATCCGGCCCAAGGGGACCGTTCTCCTTGGGCAAGACCCGGACAAACACCTGGGAGACCTGGAGGCAGTGCAGAGCTTTGTGGGGGAAGTGACCGACCTCAACATGTGGGACTATGTGCTGCCCAGAAGCCAGATCCAAGCCCTGCATTACGAACATAAGATCACCAAAGGAAACATCTTTGACTGGGCCACCATCGAGTACCAGCTGAACGGGAATGTGATCGTAGTGGATGATGACTGA